The Anabas testudineus chromosome 14, fAnaTes1.2, whole genome shotgun sequence genome includes a region encoding these proteins:
- the LOC113169617 gene encoding glycerophosphodiester phosphodiesterase domain-containing protein 5-like isoform X1 gives MPPTLSQLQFGRLRCLRAKLLKRYKHQPLVSCLAALYSCQWRRYEGNCTQPGDCCCNKVRKQPAQDSHWSQLLEGASFALLVAAFCVTLVFLYFWGQAENDYNDFDWFNFGNLGFWFPWSVVLLVIAAGFFTYITVLMLLAVCLLSEGQKLHLHWSHKVGILLSLTFSVVATAVLSDLWGNEWTTLLLSFQITAPYLHLGGVLLMTTLAWPIALHFFRMNSRVRRCLIMGVYLTILATVYLVPLGLYSPCIKKKGTLGPAPALIGHRGAPMLAPENTLMSFEKAVEAGSDGLETDVTISFDGVPFLMHDRTLRRTTNVHKVFPNRTDTPAAMFTWAELESLDAGTWFLSHNPFGTVGSLGAKDQQQAGNQSVCSLQAYLQLAGQTDKLVIFDLYRPPRGHPYRDTWIQRTLEVVQNESSINSSQVLWLPSDLRALVQEMDPELQQTSGSRLPLEELHTEHIVKLNLHYSSMSPELISDYAAVNITTNLYVISQPWLYSLAWCNGVHSVTTNAPQLLSTMSSPLFLMSPDEYNLMWILTDLLSLVLILIIFIFHWWRERGLAFCSGSKITPDNGTYSNFKTGLSDIWSVSSTNSQTEMMPNLATITEH, from the exons ATGCCACCCACACTGTCCCAGCTGCAGTTTGGCCGACTCCGCTGCCTTCGCGCTAAATTGTTGAAACGCTACAAGCACCAGCCTCTAGTGTCCTGTCTCGCAGCTCTGTACAGCTGCCAGTGGAGACGCTATGAGGGGAACTGCACTCAGCCAGGAGACTGCTGCTGCAACAAGGTCAGAAAACAACCAGCTCAAGATTCACACTGGTCACAGCTG TTGGAAGGTGCCAGTTTTGCTCTGCTTGTGGCGGCTTTCTGCGTTACGCTGGTGTTCCTCTACTTCTGGGGACAAGCGGAGAACGACTACAATGACTTTGACTG GTTTAACTTTGGGAACTTGGGATTCTGGTTTCCCTGGtctgtggtgctgctggtgaTCGCTGCTGGCTTCTTTACTTACATCACTGTGCTCAtg CTGctggctgtgtgtttgctgtcagAGGGTCAGAAGCTCCATTTACATTGGAGTCACAAG GTTGGGATCCTGTTGAGCTTGACTTTCTCCGTCGTAGCCACCGCCGTCCTCTCAGACCTCTGGGGTAATGAATGGACGACTTTACTACTTTCCTTCCAG ATAACAGCACCTTACTTACATTTGGGTGGAGTCTTACTGATGACCACGCTGGCTTGGCCAATAGCTTTGCATTTCTTTCGCATGAACAGCAGAG taaGACGCTGCCTGATCATGGGGGTGTACCTGACTATCCTGGCTACCGTTTATTTGGTGCCCCTTGGTTTATATTCTCCTTGTATCAAAAAGAAGGGGACCCTGGGCCCTGCACCAGCGCTCATCGGCCATAGAGGAGCACCCATG CTGGCtccagaaaacacactgatgtcgTTTGAGAAGGCAGTGGAAGCTGGAAGTGATGGTCTGGAGACGGATGTCACTATTAG TTTTGATGGGGTGCCCTTTCTGATGCATGACCGCACTCTGCGTCGGACCACCAATGTTCACAAGGTTTTCCCCAACCGGACTGACACGCCGGCTGCTATGTTCACCTGGGCCGAACTGGAGAGCCTTGATGCTGGGACTTGGTTTCTCTCT CACAATCCATTTGGTACAGTTGGCTCTCTGGGAGCAAAGGACCAACAGCAGGCAGGAAACCAGTCTGTCTGCAGCCTGCAGGCTTACCTCCAGCTGGCAGGTCAGACAGACAAACTGGTGATCTTTGACCTCTACCGTCCACCCAGAGGACACCCCTACAGAGATACCTGGATCCAGCGCACGCTGGAAGTCGTGCAGAATGAGTCCTCCATTAACTCCTCACAG GTGCTGTGGCTGCCGTCAGATCTCAGGGCTCTGGTGCAGGAAATGGATCCTGAGCTCCAGCAGACGTCTGGAAGTCGGCTCCCTCTAGAGGAGCTCCATACTGAGCACATTGTTAAACTAAACCTGCACTACAGCTCCATGTCACCCGAGCTCATCAG TGACTACGCTGCTGTGAACATCACCACCAACCTGTATGTGATCAGCCAGCCGTGGCTGTACTCTCTGGCCTGGTGTAACGGAGTCCACTCCGTCACCACCAACGCTCCCCAGCTCCTCAGCACCAtgagctcccctcttttcctcATG AGTCCAGATGAGTATAACTTGATGTGGATTCTCACTGATCTGCTGTCCCTCGTGTTGatcctcatcatcttcatctttcacTG GTGGCGAGAGAGAGGATTGGCTTTTTGTTCAGGCAGCAAAATCACACCAGACAATGGCACTTACAGCAACTTCAAAACAG GGCTGAGTGACATATGGTCAGTCTCCAGTACCAACTCCCAAACAGAGATGATGCCCAACCTGGCAACCATAACTGAGCATTAA
- the LOC113169617 gene encoding glycerophosphodiester phosphodiesterase domain-containing protein 5-like isoform X2, whose translation MPPTLSQLQFGRLRCLRAKLLKRYKHQPLVSCLAALYSCQWRRYEGNCTQPGDCCCNKLEGASFALLVAAFCVTLVFLYFWGQAENDYNDFDWFNFGNLGFWFPWSVVLLVIAAGFFTYITVLMLLAVCLLSEGQKLHLHWSHKVGILLSLTFSVVATAVLSDLWGNEWTTLLLSFQITAPYLHLGGVLLMTTLAWPIALHFFRMNSRVRRCLIMGVYLTILATVYLVPLGLYSPCIKKKGTLGPAPALIGHRGAPMLAPENTLMSFEKAVEAGSDGLETDVTISFDGVPFLMHDRTLRRTTNVHKVFPNRTDTPAAMFTWAELESLDAGTWFLSHNPFGTVGSLGAKDQQQAGNQSVCSLQAYLQLAGQTDKLVIFDLYRPPRGHPYRDTWIQRTLEVVQNESSINSSQVLWLPSDLRALVQEMDPELQQTSGSRLPLEELHTEHIVKLNLHYSSMSPELISDYAAVNITTNLYVISQPWLYSLAWCNGVHSVTTNAPQLLSTMSSPLFLMSPDEYNLMWILTDLLSLVLILIIFIFHWWRERGLAFCSGSKITPDNGTYSNFKTGLSDIWSVSSTNSQTEMMPNLATITEH comes from the exons ATGCCACCCACACTGTCCCAGCTGCAGTTTGGCCGACTCCGCTGCCTTCGCGCTAAATTGTTGAAACGCTACAAGCACCAGCCTCTAGTGTCCTGTCTCGCAGCTCTGTACAGCTGCCAGTGGAGACGCTATGAGGGGAACTGCACTCAGCCAGGAGACTGCTGCTGCAACAAG TTGGAAGGTGCCAGTTTTGCTCTGCTTGTGGCGGCTTTCTGCGTTACGCTGGTGTTCCTCTACTTCTGGGGACAAGCGGAGAACGACTACAATGACTTTGACTG GTTTAACTTTGGGAACTTGGGATTCTGGTTTCCCTGGtctgtggtgctgctggtgaTCGCTGCTGGCTTCTTTACTTACATCACTGTGCTCAtg CTGctggctgtgtgtttgctgtcagAGGGTCAGAAGCTCCATTTACATTGGAGTCACAAG GTTGGGATCCTGTTGAGCTTGACTTTCTCCGTCGTAGCCACCGCCGTCCTCTCAGACCTCTGGGGTAATGAATGGACGACTTTACTACTTTCCTTCCAG ATAACAGCACCTTACTTACATTTGGGTGGAGTCTTACTGATGACCACGCTGGCTTGGCCAATAGCTTTGCATTTCTTTCGCATGAACAGCAGAG taaGACGCTGCCTGATCATGGGGGTGTACCTGACTATCCTGGCTACCGTTTATTTGGTGCCCCTTGGTTTATATTCTCCTTGTATCAAAAAGAAGGGGACCCTGGGCCCTGCACCAGCGCTCATCGGCCATAGAGGAGCACCCATG CTGGCtccagaaaacacactgatgtcgTTTGAGAAGGCAGTGGAAGCTGGAAGTGATGGTCTGGAGACGGATGTCACTATTAG TTTTGATGGGGTGCCCTTTCTGATGCATGACCGCACTCTGCGTCGGACCACCAATGTTCACAAGGTTTTCCCCAACCGGACTGACACGCCGGCTGCTATGTTCACCTGGGCCGAACTGGAGAGCCTTGATGCTGGGACTTGGTTTCTCTCT CACAATCCATTTGGTACAGTTGGCTCTCTGGGAGCAAAGGACCAACAGCAGGCAGGAAACCAGTCTGTCTGCAGCCTGCAGGCTTACCTCCAGCTGGCAGGTCAGACAGACAAACTGGTGATCTTTGACCTCTACCGTCCACCCAGAGGACACCCCTACAGAGATACCTGGATCCAGCGCACGCTGGAAGTCGTGCAGAATGAGTCCTCCATTAACTCCTCACAG GTGCTGTGGCTGCCGTCAGATCTCAGGGCTCTGGTGCAGGAAATGGATCCTGAGCTCCAGCAGACGTCTGGAAGTCGGCTCCCTCTAGAGGAGCTCCATACTGAGCACATTGTTAAACTAAACCTGCACTACAGCTCCATGTCACCCGAGCTCATCAG TGACTACGCTGCTGTGAACATCACCACCAACCTGTATGTGATCAGCCAGCCGTGGCTGTACTCTCTGGCCTGGTGTAACGGAGTCCACTCCGTCACCACCAACGCTCCCCAGCTCCTCAGCACCAtgagctcccctcttttcctcATG AGTCCAGATGAGTATAACTTGATGTGGATTCTCACTGATCTGCTGTCCCTCGTGTTGatcctcatcatcttcatctttcacTG GTGGCGAGAGAGAGGATTGGCTTTTTGTTCAGGCAGCAAAATCACACCAGACAATGGCACTTACAGCAACTTCAAAACAG GGCTGAGTGACATATGGTCAGTCTCCAGTACCAACTCCCAAACAGAGATGATGCCCAACCTGGCAACCATAACTGAGCATTAA
- the LOC113169619 gene encoding aquaporin-11, translating to MTDLWVSVAVLGAAVLLSEVIRRTAARLFPGACWVYLLEAASTFQLCACTHELKLLGETARLELPVSLTLTYSMTAIHVSTFRGAACNPSGALESVYRGTSTFKVALVLIACQFGAAVAARCFASSVWSLALSDVHLRHQRFGFRCFDPLGGTVLEAAAVELACAFTVQAAVLHIHRVDPSLRAHCIAALITALVYAGGGISGAVFNPVLAFSVQFPCSGHTYLEYCFVYWLGPILGVVSCILLFEKIIPFLCGKSTTGLDVPTVQKQKTQ from the exons ATGACTGACCTGTGGGTCTCCGTGGCGGTGCTGGGTGCTGCCGTGCTCCTCAGCGAGGTCATCCGCCGGACGGCCGCGCGTCTTTTCCCCGGCGCGTGTTGGGTTTACCTGCTGGAAGCGGCGTCCACCTTCCAGCTCTGCGCCTGCACACATGAGCTCAAACTACTGGGCGAGACGGCCCGGCTGGAGCTGCCGGTCAGCCTGACCCTCACCTACTCCATGACGGCCATCCACGTCTCCACTTTCCGCGGAGCGGCGTGTAACCCCAGCGGGGCTTTGGAGAGCGTTTACCGCGGGACCAGCACGTTCAAGGTGGCCCTAGTCCTCATCGCCTGCCAGTTCGGAGCTGCGGTCGCCGCGCGGTGTTTCGCATCCTCTGTATGGTCGCTGGCTCTGTCCGACGTCCACCTGCGACACCAGAGGTTCGGGTTCCGGTGCTTCGACCCGCTCGGTGGCACCGTGCTGGAGGCCGCGGCCGTGGAGCTGGCCTGCGCCTTCACAGTCCAGGCTGCAGTCCTGCACATCCACAGAGTGGATCCAAGCCTCCGAGCGCACTGCATCGCTGCGCTAATCACGGCTCTGGTTTACGCAG GTGGAGGTATTTCAGGAGCTGTTTTTAACCCCGTCCTGGCCTTCTCTGTCCAGTTCCCCTGCAGCGGCCACACATACTTGGAGTACTGCTTTGTTTACTGGCTCGGCCCAATTCTAG GTGTGGTCAGCTGTATTCTGCTATTTGAGAAGATCATCCCTTTCCTGTGTGGAAAAAGCACCACTGGGTTGGACGTCCCTactgtgcagaaacagaaaacacagtag